One genomic region from Amphiprion ocellaris isolate individual 3 ecotype Okinawa chromosome 20, ASM2253959v1, whole genome shotgun sequence encodes:
- the zbtb42 gene encoding zinc finger and BTB domain-containing protein 18.2 has product MEFPDHSRQLLQCLSQQRHQGFLCDCTVLVGEARFKAHRAVLASCSMYFHLFYRDQLDKRDVVHLNSDIVTAPAFSLLLEFMYEGKLEFSTLPVEDVLAAASYLHMYDIVKVCKGKLKDKELSSLDEKMGEGLGLSCLDRENSSDGELHSKQLIQRQPQTLSQGLHRAPPAEVFDMDNSEVRLAVTDCDRSTQTRQKANGHSGRSPDLVGVNYVSAEAEPCVQTAGKTKADVSSSTVLLSQRSRASDDMDCALDLSFKPLSSRDPLHPSYVSGQLALDSQQQGTEPLVKDEHDLLSEQEDSEPMSPESQRFGNSARSSVVTGFAALFPGNNGSTAALLSQEEDLMDEEGEACRGREGAPGREVDGRGRLLGDSEEEEEDDLASSDISTSSGVLLPPGQQVCVCPLCSKVFPSPHVLQLHLSSHFREKDGARSKLSPDGSVPTCMQCNKTFSCMYTLKRHERTHSGEKPYTCGQCGKSFQYSHNLSRHAVVHTREKPHACKWCERRFTQSGDLYRHIRKFHCGLVKTLAIG; this is encoded by the coding sequence ATGGAGTTCCCAGACCATAGCCGCCAGTTGCTGCAGTGTCTGAGTCAGCAGCGTCACCAAGGTTTCCTCTGTGACTGCACTGTTCTTGTCGGGGAGGCTCGATTCAAAGCGCACAGAGCCGTGCTGGCCTCCTGCAGCATGTACTTCCATCTCTTCTACAGGGACCAGCTAGACAAAAGGGACGTTGTGCATCTCAACAGTGACATTGTGACAGCCCCAGCTTTCAGTCTGCTCCTTGAATTTATGTATGAGGGGAAGTTGGAATTCAGCACTCTGCCAGTGGAGGATGTTCTGGCAGCAGCCAGTTACCTCCACATGTATGATATAGTGAAAGTGTGCAAAGGCAAGCTGAAAGATAAGGAACTTTCCTCCCTGGATGAAAAGATGGGAGAGGGTTTGGGACTCAGCTGTCTGGACAGGGAAAATTCCTCAGATGGCGAGCTGCACAGTAAGCAGCTCATTCAGCGACAGCCCCAGACACTGTCTCAGGGGCTTCACAGGGCCCCCCCAGCAGAAGTGTTTGACATGGACAACAGTGAAGTCAGGCTGGCTGTCACAGATTGTGATAGGTCTACACAGACCAGGCAGAAGGCAAACGGTCACTCTGGCAGGTCCCCGGACCTTGTAGGTGTCAATTATGTGTCAGCAGAGGCCGAGCCCTGCGtccaaacagctggaaaaacaaaagctgatGTCAGTAGTTCCACCGTATTGCTGTCCCAGAGGTCCCGGGCTTCAGATGACATGGACTGTGCACTGGATTTGTCTTTCAAGCCTCTGTCTAGCAGAGATCCCTTACACCCCTCCTACGTCTCGGGACAGCTGGCCCTCGACAGCCAGCAGCAGGGCACTGAGCCACTTGTTAAAGACGAACACGACTTGCTGTCAGAGCAGGAGGACAGTGAGCCGATGAGCCCTGAGAGCCAGCGCTTTGGGAATAGTGCCAGGAGCTCAGTGGTGACAGGGTTCGCTGCCCTCTTCCCAGGCAACAACGGCTCCACAGCCGCCCTGCTCTCCCAGGAGGAGGACCTGATGGACGAGGAGGGGGAGGCCTGCCGGGGGAGGGAGGGCGCCCCAGGCAGGGAGGTGGACGGGAGGGGTAGACTGCTGGGggacagcgaggaggaggaggaggacgaccTGGCCTCCTCAGACATCTCCACCTCCAGTGGGGTGCTCCTGCCCCCGGGgcaacaggtgtgtgtgtgtcccctCTGCAGTAAAGTCTTCCCCAGCCCCCATGTGCTGCAGCTGCACCTCAGCTCACACTTCCGCGAGAAGGACGGCGCCCGATCCAAGCTGTCCCCCGACGGCTCAGTCCCCACCTGCATGCAGTGCAACAAGACCTTCTCTTGCATGTACACTCTTAAGCGTCACGAGCGCACACACTCTGGCGAGAAGCCATATACCTGTGGCCAGTGTGGCAAGAGCTTCCAGTACTCCCATAACTTGAGTCGGCACGCTGTAGTTCACACGCGTGAGAAGCCTCACGCTTGTAAGTGGTGCGAACGGCGTTTCACTCAGTCTGGGGACCTCTACCGCCACATCAGGAAGTTTCACTGTGGCCTTGTCAAGACTCTCGCCATTGGATAA
- the siva1 gene encoding apoptosis regulatory protein Siva isoform X2, with amino-acid sequence MPKRTCPFPETFSSQYKIHIGQQELNNYGVFGNKYRQEIYEKTKNLLFNGAKAVMGKIWTGEEKCRDPQPPGQAETSACSQTLLRGQTLIGHDGRLTRASASQVDDADVYPSPTTSQLHNDGMTLCIFTNESAAVKVFSVGPIHDP; translated from the exons ATGCCGAAACGAACTTGTCCTTTTCCGGAAACTTTCTCCTCCCAATACAAAATACACATTGGGCAACAGGAGTTAAATAACTACGGCGTGTTTGGGAACAAATACAGGCAAGAAATATACG aaaagacaaaaaatttgcttTTCAACGGTGCCAAAGCTGTGATGGGCAAAATATGGACCGGAGAGGAAAAGTGCAGAGACCCCCAACCACCTGGACAAGCCGAGACATCTGCATGCAGCCAAACTCTGCTGAGAGGACAGACACTGATTGGACATGATGGGAGACTGACAAGAGCCAGTGCTTCACAAG TTGACGATGCTGATGTTTATCCCTCACCTACCACATCACAACTCCATAATGATGGGATGACTTTATGTATCTTCACAAACGAAAGTGCAGCTGTCAAGGTTTTCAGCGTCGGCCCCATCCATGACCcttaa
- the siva1 gene encoding apoptosis regulatory protein Siva isoform X1, whose product MPKRTCPFPETFSSQYKIHIGQQELNNYGVFGNKYRQEIYEKTKNLLFNGAKAVMGKIWTGEEKCRDPQPPGQAETSACSQTLLRGQTLIGHDGRLTRASASQDAPAAPTGCCVCQKSQGSRTSCSQCDRQACSSCTRQCSSCSSLCCSVCTIIDYSGRYDEVLCCGCST is encoded by the exons ATGCCGAAACGAACTTGTCCTTTTCCGGAAACTTTCTCCTCCCAATACAAAATACACATTGGGCAACAGGAGTTAAATAACTACGGCGTGTTTGGGAACAAATACAGGCAAGAAATATACG aaaagacaaaaaatttgcttTTCAACGGTGCCAAAGCTGTGATGGGCAAAATATGGACCGGAGAGGAAAAGTGCAGAGACCCCCAACCACCTGGACAAGCCGAGACATCTGCATGCAGCCAAACTCTGCTGAGAGGACAGACACTGATTGGACATGATGGGAGACTGACAAGAGCCAGTGCTTCACAAG ATGCACCAGCAGCTCCCACGGGCTGCTGTGTGTGTCAGAAGAGTCAGGGGTCCAGGACTTCATGCTCCCAGTGTGACCGTCAAGCCTGTTCCTCCTGTACCCGCCAGTGCTCCAGctgctccagcctctgctgctctgtctgcACCATCATAGA CTACAGCGGGCGATACGATGAAGTTTTGTGCTGCGGTTGTTCGACGTAA